The Tenebrio molitor chromosome 5, icTenMoli1.1, whole genome shotgun sequence genome has a segment encoding these proteins:
- the mRpS25 gene encoding small ribosomal subunit protein mS25 — protein MPFMIGKAPIRRTLKYLEAGRLILKDQIKIMAVHYHLQGENNKGTKEFVFWYLPQVQYKNPDVQIATFKNLTPSPFIRCFYETGHEMLIDVDGKSKEEIYQHLIKVVGKTKEVLEAESISKEKKDNPANFGVGCDRHCICELPGQIPCPSVVPLPMHMRGKYKYKKD, from the exons ATGCCGTTCATGATAGGAAAAGCTCCGATTCGGAGAACGTTAAAGTATTTGGAAGCTGGCCGTTTAATATTAAaggatcaaataaaaattatggcTGTTCATTATCATCTACAAGGAGAAAACAACAAGGGAACCAA AGAATTCGTCTTCTGGTATTTGCCCCAagtacaatacaaaaatccgGATGTGCAAATCGCgacgtttaaaaatttaacccCATCACCTTTTATCCGTTGTTTTTATG AAACTGGGCATGAAATGCTTATTGATGTTGATGGCAAAAGTAAAGAAGAAATATATCAACACCTGATTAAAGTAGTGGGAAAAACAaa AGAAGTATTGGAGGCAGAATCAATTTCAAAAGAGAAAAAGGACAATCCAGCAAACTTTGGTGTGGGATGTGACAGACATTGCATTTGTGAATTACCAGGACAAATTCCCTGCCCTAGTGTGGTACCATTACCAATGCATATGAGGGGcaaatataaatacaagaaagaTTAA